In Acidobacteriota bacterium, the following proteins share a genomic window:
- a CDS encoding HlyC/CorC family transporter, giving the protein MFLFLILILIGLSLEGFFSGSEIAFVSVNRVHLLRASERGVRRAHLILGLLRKPELLLATTLIGTDISVVLTAFSANELFLLYFGRKYAFFSPLVVIPLILIFGELLPKAFFRAYAERMVLLAIYPLRFFMFLLYPVVLLVSAITGGLSRKEEGRSSPYVTREELKLLLLSGKEKQPQRMMLTAILELLSTRVGAIMTPLIKAVMVEENAPLREVVAKMRKEGFSRIPVYRERVDNIIGLVEAKDLLTASRGDRISHFMKQVPFIPELARVENLLSLFGERERELAVVVDEYGSAVGIVSIEDVLEEVVGEIIDEFDRGEEKKIIKLNEREFITSSSVRLSELSSYLDLSFPEGDYDTLAGFLLDLAQEVPPAGAEFTYQGTTFKILTASERGIGWVKVVKSAL; this is encoded by the coding sequence ATGTTCCTCTTTCTTATCTTGATATTGATTGGATTGAGCCTCGAGGGGTTCTTCTCCGGCTCAGAGATCGCCTTTGTCTCGGTCAACCGGGTTCATCTCCTCAGGGCTTCTGAAAGGGGGGTAAGAAGGGCTCATCTTATCCTTGGCCTTCTTCGGAAACCGGAACTGCTTCTCGCCACCACTCTGATTGGGACCGACATCTCGGTGGTGCTTACCGCCTTTTCCGCCAATGAGCTGTTCCTCCTTTATTTCGGTAGGAAGTACGCTTTCTTCTCTCCCCTGGTGGTCATTCCCCTTATTCTCATCTTCGGGGAGCTATTGCCAAAGGCTTTCTTCCGCGCCTATGCGGAACGGATGGTGCTTCTTGCCATCTACCCCCTTCGTTTCTTTATGTTCCTCCTTTATCCGGTTGTCCTTCTCGTCTCTGCGATAACCGGAGGGCTATCCCGGAAGGAGGAAGGGAGGAGCTCTCCCTATGTCACCCGAGAGGAGCTTAAGTTGCTCCTCCTTTCAGGGAAGGAAAAACAGCCACAGCGGATGATGCTTACCGCCATCCTCGAGCTCCTCTCCACCCGGGTAGGGGCGATTATGACCCCGCTTATCAAGGCGGTGATGGTGGAGGAGAATGCCCCATTGCGGGAGGTGGTGGCGAAGATGCGGAAGGAGGGTTTTTCCCGGATTCCCGTTTATCGGGAGCGGGTGGATAACATCATCGGTTTGGTGGAGGCGAAGGATCTCCTCACCGCTTCCAGGGGGGACAGGATCTCCCATTTTATGAAACAGGTTCCCTTCATCCCTGAACTTGCCAGGGTGGAAAACCTCCTCAGCCTCTTCGGTGAAAGGGAGAGGGAACTGGCGGTGGTTGTCGATGAGTATGGCTCCGCTGTTGGCATCGTAAGCATTGAGGATGTGCTTGAGGAGGTGGTGGGGGAGATAATTGATGAATTTGATCGAGGAGAGGAGAAGAAGATAATAAAGCTAAACGAGAGGGAGTTTATCACCTCCTCTTCGGTACGGCTCTCCGAACTCTCCTCTTACCTTGATCTTTCCTTTCCAGAAGGCGATTACGATACCCTCGCCGGCTTCCTCCTCGATCTCGCTCAGGAGGTACCTCCGGCTGGGGCTGAGTTTACCTATCAGGGGACTACTTTCAAGATACTCACCGCCTCGGAGCGGGGAATAGGTTGGGTTAAGGTAGTCAAATCAGCCCTTTGA
- a CDS encoding HlyC/CorC family transporter — MVRFSFLIILLFLSALFSGSETAFFSLPPWRVRRLAKEGRRWAILAETLLSSPERLLITIILGNEAVNITLSTIAAGIRRDFLPGLGSLGFTLGVAATSLVLLIFGEVTPKVIAMRDPEGWGRRFTRFIKGISVLFSPFSLLLSPLLLLLAKRKEQPPSSEELMILFRLGAEEGVIEAKERVMIDGIFSLSELTVAEVMTPRTQIIAVRENISADALFRFVSQFPYSRYPVYLKDLDDIKGILYAKDLLAYKFGFPPRGRWQRLIRPPFFLPETPSLSEAFQLMRKRRTTIAIVVDEYGGTAGLITMEDIMRKLVGRREEFIYEKRGDEYLLAGRAPLPLLSSEFGRRIEDEYSATLAGYLLNLAGRLLREGDIVEDDHFRYQVIETDGARIVKVKVKRKD, encoded by the coding sequence ATGGTGAGATTTAGCTTTCTTATAATCCTTCTTTTTCTTTCCGCCCTCTTCTCCGGCTCTGAGACCGCCTTCTTCTCTCTTCCCCCGTGGCGGGTGAGGAGGTTGGCGAAGGAGGGGAGGAGGTGGGCGATCCTTGCCGAGACACTCCTTTCTTCTCCAGAGAGGTTGCTTATCACCATCATTTTGGGGAATGAAGCGGTCAACATCACCCTCTCCACCATTGCTGCCGGGATCAGGCGAGATTTCCTCCCCGGGCTTGGCAGTCTTGGCTTTACTCTCGGGGTAGCGGCGACCTCCCTCGTCCTGCTTATTTTCGGGGAGGTTACCCCCAAAGTGATCGCGATGAGAGATCCCGAAGGCTGGGGGAGAAGGTTCACCCGGTTCATCAAGGGGATCTCCGTTCTTTTTTCCCCTTTTTCCCTTCTTCTTTCCCCTCTGCTCCTTCTTCTTGCCAAAAGGAAAGAGCAACCACCGTCCTCTGAGGAGCTGATGATTCTCTTCCGCCTTGGGGCGGAGGAGGGGGTGATCGAGGCGAAAGAGCGGGTAATGATCGATGGTATCTTCTCCCTCTCCGAGCTGACCGTGGCTGAGGTAATGACGCCGAGAACCCAGATCATTGCGGTAAGAGAGAACATATCCGCCGATGCTTTATTCCGCTTTGTCTCCCAGTTTCCTTATTCCCGCTACCCCGTTTATTTGAAGGACCTCGATGACATAAAGGGCATCCTCTACGCCAAGGACCTCCTTGCCTACAAATTCGGCTTTCCCCCTCGAGGGAGATGGCAGAGGCTGATCCGTCCTCCATTTTTTCTTCCGGAGACGCCCTCTCTCTCCGAGGCATTTCAGTTGATGAGGAAACGGAGAACGACCATAGCCATCGTGGTCGATGAGTACGGCGGGACCGCAGGACTCATCACTATGGAGGACATAATGAGAAAGCTGGTAGGGAGGAGGGAGGAGTTCATCTATGAGAAGAGGGGAGACGAATATCTCCTTGCAGGAAGAGCCCCCCTTCCCCTTCTTTCCTCTGAGTTTGGGAGGAGGATAGAAGATGAATACTCCGCCACCTTGGCTGGTTATCTCCTCAATCTGGCGGGGAGGTTGCTTAGGGAGGGAGATATTGTGGAGGACGATCACTTCCGCTATCAGGTGATAGAGACGGATGGGGCGCGGATCGTCAAGGTAAAGGTTAAGAGGAAGGATTAG